The Sediminicola sp. YIK13 genomic sequence ATCATGGATGAAAGTGATGATATTGAGAATTTACAACAACTAGCTCGCAAAAATTGGCAAAATAGGGCACTACGCACCGGTATCATTGATAATACTAAGGCAGATAATTAATGGAAACCGTGTACATAAACACTCCGTTGGGATTTGCAAAACTGGAAGGAGATGAATTCGGATTGTCCAATGTAACCATACTCGATTCCGAGGAGAAATTAACAGATGTCATTCCCGAAGAATTGGAGGATGCCGTTTACCAACTCAATGAATACTTTGAGGGCAAGCGTACACAGTTTAGCCTAACACTAAATCCCGAAGGAACAGATTTCCAAAAAAAGGTATGGGAGGCCCTTGAACTAATTCCCTATGGGAAAACGATTTCCTATTTGGAACTCTCCAAAACCATGGGTGATCCTAAAGCCATAAGGGCAGTTGCTGCCGCGAATGCCAAAAATCCATTATGGATCATTGTCCCATGTCATAGGGTTATAGGTAGTGATGGGTCCTTGACCGGCTATGCGGGGGGATTGCACCGTAAAAAGTGGCTGTTGGAACACGAAAGTCCGGCGAAACAACAATCCCTTTTTTAAAAAATCATATTCGTTAGTCGGTCATGGTAAATTAATTCCTTGATTTTTAAACAGTATACCGTTCAACAGATTT encodes the following:
- a CDS encoding methylated-DNA--[protein]-cysteine S-methyltransferase, whose translation is METVYINTPLGFAKLEGDEFGLSNVTILDSEEKLTDVIPEELEDAVYQLNEYFEGKRTQFSLTLNPEGTDFQKKVWEALELIPYGKTISYLELSKTMGDPKAIRAVAAANAKNPLWIIVPCHRVIGSDGSLTGYAGGLHRKKWLLEHESPAKQQSLF